From a region of the Micromonospora tarapacensis genome:
- a CDS encoding S8 family serine peptidase: MLANVGRLLAGVAVACCLVVAMAGTSAAQKAPPDPQAYVKYYVVAAAYQEQPETLAAIAIRFLGSGERSAEIYNLNAGRVQPDGASLTDPSRLNRGWYLVLPWDAAGEGVKYGQIPSGPKPTTRAPAPTGTAKPPASPSPSPSASPSGSPSPTGTKAPGCTAVAASSSRSDWAQLRMAADGAWDLSRGNGVMVAVVDSGVDGDLEQLNGRIAVGADVTVGNGRGDTDCHGTGTAMASIIAANASGERTPAGLAPDATILPVRMVGASGKSRATDAANAIEVAVSAGASVVALGSHVDLSAPAVVTSLTTALNHDVLVVAGAPSKPVTLPSPGEPDATGALLLVGGVGADNQFVEEYQPTTVEVVAPGADVTSVGQGDAGPLSYTGTRFAVAFAAGQAALVRAAYPELNAVQVEQRIQDTADALGGDAPDERYGAGMINPAASVARPVEDERPVGVGTDNGGGGGGMGALVLLGLALIGGGAFLTLQLRRRALG; encoded by the coding sequence GTGCTGGCGAACGTTGGACGCCTGCTGGCGGGTGTGGCGGTTGCCTGCTGCCTGGTCGTGGCGATGGCCGGCACCTCGGCGGCCCAGAAGGCACCGCCGGACCCGCAGGCCTACGTCAAGTACTACGTCGTCGCCGCCGCGTACCAGGAGCAGCCGGAGACCCTCGCCGCGATCGCGATCCGGTTTCTCGGCAGCGGCGAGCGATCCGCGGAGATCTACAACCTGAACGCCGGACGGGTGCAGCCGGACGGGGCGAGCCTGACCGACCCGTCCCGACTCAATCGCGGCTGGTACCTGGTGCTGCCGTGGGACGCTGCCGGCGAGGGGGTGAAGTACGGCCAGATTCCGTCCGGCCCGAAACCGACCACCCGGGCTCCCGCGCCCACCGGCACCGCGAAGCCGCCCGCCAGCCCCAGCCCCAGCCCGAGCGCCAGCCCCAGCGGCAGCCCGTCGCCGACCGGCACGAAGGCTCCCGGTTGTACCGCCGTCGCCGCGTCGAGCAGCCGTTCGGACTGGGCGCAGCTGCGGATGGCGGCCGACGGCGCATGGGACCTCAGCCGTGGCAACGGCGTCATGGTGGCGGTGGTCGACTCCGGGGTCGACGGCGACCTCGAACAGCTCAACGGCCGCATCGCGGTCGGTGCCGACGTCACCGTCGGCAACGGACGCGGTGACACCGACTGTCACGGGACCGGCACGGCGATGGCGAGCATCATCGCCGCGAACGCCAGCGGCGAGCGGACCCCGGCCGGTCTCGCACCGGACGCCACGATCCTGCCGGTACGGATGGTGGGCGCGTCGGGCAAGAGCCGGGCCACGGACGCGGCGAACGCCATCGAGGTGGCGGTGAGCGCGGGTGCCTCGGTGGTGGCCCTCGGCTCGCACGTGGATCTGTCCGCCCCGGCGGTCGTCACCTCGCTGACCACCGCGCTCAACCACGACGTGCTGGTGGTGGCGGGTGCGCCGAGCAAGCCCGTCACGCTCCCGTCGCCCGGTGAGCCCGACGCCACCGGCGCTCTGCTGCTTGTCGGTGGGGTCGGCGCAGACAACCAGTTCGTCGAGGAGTACCAGCCGACCACCGTGGAGGTGGTCGCGCCCGGCGCGGACGTGACCAGCGTGGGGCAGGGTGATGCCGGCCCGCTGAGCTACACGGGCACCCGCTTCGCCGTCGCCTTCGCCGCCGGACAGGCGGCGCTCGTCCGGGCGGCCTATCCCGAGCTGAATGCCGTCCAGGTCGAGCAGCGGATCCAGGACACCGCCGACGCGTTGGGCGGCGACGCTCCCGACGAGAGGTACGGCGCTGGCATGATCAATCCAGCCGCGTCCGTCGCCCGGCCGGTCGAGGACGAGCGGCCGGTCGGGGTGGGCACGGACAACGGTGGTGGTGGCGGTGGCATGGGTGCGCTCGTCCTCCTCGGCCTGGCACTCATCGGTGGCGGTGCCTTCCTGACGTTGCAGCTCCGCCGCCGCGCCCTCGGCTGA
- a CDS encoding ricin-type beta-trefoil lectin domain protein codes for MTTDLRSTRFTFGRTPRKALAAGLAALAVLSAVLATINWSVASARDDTVVGDPVTQKQMTAIAAAARSCPVLDPARIAGQLMAESGLNNRARQTASGGRGIAGLDDDDWRAWKPWPDARRSDISASILALAHQMCDFSGQLRLAGISGDHWRLSVAAFHAGLPAVTEAKGVPADAIGYVDLVSGYAGYYERLRQFGGNGVPTPTPPPANDAKGVPAEYVPLVVRAGSVCDQVTPPMVAAQLNALSGFDANLLGPTGQRGIAQFLPEVWRAYGPADGSAWDPTVAIPTVGEAMCSLVTELSNLDGDPYLLALAAYRNGPTAVRQAGGTLDQPTETFLRAVKALTDLYLLDTRLGRPAPAEPSASPSASAPEPQPSASADPPTTKPTPRQSIIELVPVEPEPTTAAPKQTTAAPKPVRPAGMKMIFHPRSGRCVSSGKTGDGTRLLLKPCTEDPAQWWDFRTDGTIRARGLCMDIAWAGSTDGTAIQVAVCSGNPAQSWQFNAKGGIISKLNGKSVDVDMNAKSADKPLELWIYVGNAEQTWRKR; via the coding sequence GTGACAACCGATCTCCGATCCACCAGGTTCACCTTCGGCCGTACGCCGCGCAAAGCGCTGGCGGCCGGCCTGGCCGCACTGGCCGTCCTCTCCGCCGTCCTGGCAACCATCAACTGGAGTGTCGCCTCGGCTCGCGACGACACGGTGGTCGGCGATCCGGTCACCCAGAAGCAGATGACGGCCATCGCCGCCGCCGCCCGCTCCTGCCCGGTGCTCGATCCGGCGAGAATCGCCGGGCAGCTCATGGCCGAGTCGGGTCTGAACAACCGGGCGCGGCAGACCGCCTCCGGTGGCCGGGGCATCGCCGGCCTCGACGATGACGACTGGAGGGCGTGGAAGCCGTGGCCGGACGCGCGACGCTCGGACATCTCGGCGAGCATCCTGGCGCTCGCCCACCAGATGTGCGACTTCAGCGGCCAACTTCGGCTGGCCGGCATCTCGGGTGACCACTGGCGTCTCTCGGTGGCCGCGTTCCATGCCGGCCTGCCCGCGGTAACCGAGGCCAAGGGGGTGCCCGCCGATGCCATCGGGTACGTCGACCTGGTCAGCGGCTACGCCGGGTACTACGAGCGGTTGAGGCAGTTCGGCGGGAACGGCGTCCCCACGCCGACGCCCCCGCCGGCCAACGACGCGAAGGGCGTGCCCGCCGAGTACGTCCCGCTCGTCGTGCGGGCCGGATCGGTCTGCGATCAGGTGACACCACCGATGGTCGCCGCCCAACTGAACGCGCTCTCCGGGTTCGACGCCAACCTGCTCGGCCCGACCGGGCAACGGGGCATCGCGCAGTTCCTCCCCGAGGTGTGGCGGGCGTACGGGCCAGCGGATGGCTCGGCCTGGGACCCGACGGTGGCGATCCCGACCGTCGGCGAGGCGATGTGCAGCCTGGTCACCGAGCTGTCCAACCTCGACGGCGACCCGTACCTGCTGGCGCTCGCCGCCTACCGCAACGGTCCCACCGCCGTGCGACAGGCCGGCGGCACCCTCGACCAACCGACCGAGACGTTTCTGCGGGCGGTGAAGGCTCTCACCGACCTCTACCTGCTCGACACCCGACTCGGCCGGCCCGCACCGGCCGAGCCCTCGGCGTCACCGTCGGCCTCGGCGCCCGAGCCGCAGCCGAGCGCGTCGGCCGACCCACCCACCACCAAGCCGACGCCGAGGCAGTCGATCATCGAGCTGGTTCCGGTCGAGCCGGAGCCGACCACCGCCGCGCCGAAGCAGACCACCGCCGCGCCGAAACCGGTCCGGCCGGCCGGCATGAAGATGATCTTCCACCCGCGTAGCGGAAGATGCGTCAGCTCCGGCAAGACCGGTGACGGGACCCGGCTGTTGCTGAAGCCCTGCACGGAGGATCCGGCCCAGTGGTGGGACTTCCGCACGGACGGCACGATCCGCGCCCGTGGGCTCTGCATGGACATCGCCTGGGCCGGCTCCACGGACGGCACCGCGATCCAGGTGGCCGTCTGTAGCGGCAACCCGGCCCAGTCGTGGCAGTTCAACGCCAAGGGCGGCATCATCAGCAAGCTCAACGGCAAGTCCGTCGACGTCGACATGAACGCCAAGAGCGCCGACAAGCCACTCGAGCTGTGGATCTACGTCGGGAACGCCGAGCAGACCTGGCGGAAGCGGTAA
- a CDS encoding sigma-70 family RNA polymerase sigma factor, giving the protein MSAVPNESAGPCLSDSAAFDSSAAATLLRQVVEEYHRPLHRFLTRLLLGQQDLAEDLVQETFLRAWRHAEKLAADPSKIAPWLYTVARHVAIDAMRARQARPPEVSLPDLNRMPTSDDEMDRVVNVHAVRLALTMISPEHREVLHEMYYRGASVAEAAVRLGIPEGTVKSRAFYAVRALHAALGSTEAS; this is encoded by the coding sequence GTGTCGGCGGTGCCCAACGAGTCGGCTGGACCCTGTCTGTCGGACAGCGCCGCCTTCGATTCGTCCGCCGCCGCGACTCTGCTGAGGCAGGTCGTCGAGGAATATCATCGGCCCCTGCACCGCTTCCTCACCCGCCTGCTGCTCGGGCAGCAGGATCTTGCCGAGGACCTGGTACAGGAGACGTTCCTACGCGCGTGGCGGCACGCGGAAAAGCTCGCCGCCGACCCGTCGAAGATCGCGCCCTGGCTCTACACGGTCGCCCGGCACGTGGCGATCGACGCGATGCGGGCCCGGCAGGCCCGGCCGCCGGAGGTCAGCCTGCCGGATCTCAACCGGATGCCCACCTCGGACGACGAGATGGATCGTGTGGTGAACGTCCACGCGGTGCGGCTCGCGCTGACGATGATCAGCCCGGAACACCGTGAGGTGCTCCACGAGATGTACTACCGGGGCGCCTCCGTAGCCGAGGCGGCGGTGCGACTGGGGATACCCGAGGGTACGGTGAAGTCCAGAGCCTTCTACGCGGTGCGCGCACTACACGCCGCGCTCGGCTCTACCGAAGCGTCCTGA
- a CDS encoding zf-HC2 domain-containing protein → MRAGGDHTTAERERLTLYLLGALEDAERESFEDHLAGCWHCLDEAAAIGPSVGGLAGLGDADWSPPTAETPTPAPPAAENPVLSASVSAATDASDAAAATDGRPARDGNDDLGRASGPDGAAGTRERDAGDAETGPVRGAGSRPAGRRPSVGRPPSTAGSRRRRQARWVGAAAVVLALAGGAVAVNEWAAGPDAVLTASGEAPGYGASLSVAITVGDGGSATIRITATGLRQGLRYRLFAVTRDGATHVVRDWTASSGPQEVAGETSLPIDELSFITVGLVDGSAIVTAPIAQDPTPPR, encoded by the coding sequence ATGCGCGCAGGCGGGGATCACACCACGGCCGAGCGGGAGAGGCTGACTCTCTACCTGCTGGGGGCCCTGGAGGACGCTGAGCGCGAGTCCTTCGAAGATCATCTCGCCGGCTGCTGGCACTGCCTCGACGAGGCAGCCGCTATCGGCCCCTCGGTCGGCGGACTGGCCGGGCTGGGTGACGCGGACTGGTCACCTCCCACCGCCGAGACGCCGACGCCCGCGCCACCCGCCGCCGAGAATCCGGTGCTGTCCGCGTCCGTTTCGGCGGCGACGGACGCCTCCGACGCGGCGGCGGCCACCGACGGCCGCCCGGCGCGGGACGGCAATGATGATCTCGGTCGCGCTTCGGGGCCCGACGGGGCGGCCGGGACGCGGGAGCGCGACGCCGGTGACGCGGAGACCGGTCCGGTCCGCGGGGCCGGCAGCCGCCCGGCGGGTAGACGTCCGTCCGTCGGGCGTCCGCCGTCGACGGCCGGTTCGCGGCGCCGGCGGCAGGCCCGGTGGGTCGGTGCCGCGGCGGTCGTCCTGGCGTTGGCCGGCGGTGCGGTGGCCGTCAACGAATGGGCCGCCGGCCCCGACGCGGTGCTGACCGCCTCGGGGGAGGCGCCCGGCTACGGTGCCAGCCTCTCCGTCGCCATCACGGTCGGCGACGGGGGTAGCGCCACCATCCGGATCACCGCCACCGGCCTGCGGCAGGGCCTCCGGTACCGCCTGTTCGCCGTGACCCGCGACGGTGCGACGCACGTGGTGCGCGACTGGACCGCCTCGTCCGGGCCGCAGGAGGTGGCCGGCGAGACCTCCCTGCCCATTGACGAGCTGTCGTTCATCACCGTCGGGCTGGTCGACGGCTCCGCGATCGTGACCGCGCCGATCGCCCAGGATCCGACTCCGCCGCGCTGA
- a CDS encoding SCO6880 family protein — protein MSTTAESMKTPTYGNWRRPRKAGLGSLGLVGTVGLFGGLVLVLISSLVSLNAAVVVGLPFAVLLAPLAFRTADGRNVYDMAAVRIGWLRRRSKGQHLYAAGPLSTRPGGRFRPPGLLSRVVMMEGRDPYDRPFGVLYHRNRNQYTIVLSCEPDGGSLVDPDQVDTWVALWGEWLSRLSHEPGLRGASVVIETAPDPGTRLATEVLGRISPNAPPAARAVMEEVVQTYPDASSEMNTFLTLTYSAPGGARRDHDAMLADLALRLPGVLGGLVAAGGGSAEPLSAERIAEVVRVAYDPAVAAEVLDVRAQHGGTGLEWADSGPAASVETVTHYQHDSGVSRSWLLTLAPRGTVRSGVLRSLLDPALGIRRKRVALVYRPIDPATSAKIVESDRRSAQFMANSTRGLVRARAISEIEAAEQTAAEEASGAGLVEFSMLVTLTVDSVADVRDADVTMRNLLGATRIAMRPADRMQAAAFSCALPVGILPWEQTMIPHELKEAL, from the coding sequence GTGAGTACGACAGCGGAATCCATGAAGACACCGACGTACGGCAACTGGCGTCGCCCCCGCAAGGCGGGACTGGGCTCGCTGGGCCTGGTCGGGACCGTCGGCCTGTTCGGTGGGCTGGTGCTGGTCCTGATCTCCTCCCTGGTCTCCCTGAACGCGGCCGTGGTGGTAGGGCTTCCGTTCGCGGTGCTGCTGGCGCCGCTGGCGTTCCGCACCGCCGACGGTCGCAACGTCTACGACATGGCCGCCGTCCGGATCGGTTGGCTGCGCCGCAGGTCCAAGGGGCAGCATCTGTACGCCGCCGGGCCGCTGTCGACGCGCCCGGGTGGCCGGTTCCGCCCACCCGGGCTGCTGAGCCGCGTGGTCATGATGGAGGGACGCGACCCGTACGACCGCCCCTTCGGGGTGCTCTACCACCGCAACCGCAACCAGTACACCATCGTGCTCAGCTGCGAGCCGGACGGCGGTTCGCTCGTCGACCCCGACCAGGTCGACACCTGGGTGGCGCTCTGGGGTGAGTGGCTGTCCCGGTTGTCGCACGAGCCGGGACTGCGCGGCGCTTCGGTGGTCATCGAGACCGCGCCCGACCCGGGCACCCGCCTCGCCACCGAGGTGCTGGGTCGGATCTCCCCGAATGCTCCGCCCGCCGCGCGTGCCGTGATGGAGGAGGTGGTGCAGACGTACCCGGACGCGTCGTCGGAGATGAACACCTTCCTCACCCTCACCTACTCGGCACCCGGCGGTGCCCGGCGGGACCACGACGCGATGCTCGCCGACCTGGCGCTGCGGCTGCCCGGCGTGCTGGGTGGGCTGGTCGCGGCCGGTGGCGGCTCGGCGGAACCGCTGTCGGCCGAGCGGATCGCCGAGGTCGTCCGGGTCGCCTATGATCCGGCCGTCGCCGCGGAGGTGCTCGACGTACGCGCCCAGCACGGCGGCACCGGCCTGGAGTGGGCCGACTCCGGGCCGGCTGCCAGCGTCGAGACGGTCACCCACTACCAGCACGACTCCGGGGTCTCCCGCAGTTGGCTGCTGACCCTGGCGCCGCGCGGCACCGTGCGATCCGGCGTGCTGCGCAGCCTGCTGGACCCGGCACTGGGCATCCGCCGCAAACGGGTGGCCCTGGTCTACCGCCCGATCGACCCGGCGACCTCCGCCAAGATCGTCGAATCGGATCGCCGGTCCGCCCAGTTCATGGCGAACTCGACGCGTGGCCTGGTCCGGGCCCGTGCGATCTCCGAGATCGAGGCCGCCGAGCAGACCGCGGCGGAGGAGGCTTCCGGTGCGGGCCTGGTCGAGTTCTCGATGTTGGTGACGCTGACCGTCGACTCGGTCGCCGACGTACGTGACGCCGACGTGACGATGCGGAACCTGCTCGGTGCCACCCGCATCGCGATGCGTCCGGCCGACCGGATGCAGGCCGCCGCGTTCTCCTGCGCACTTCCGGTCGGCATCCTGCCCTGGGAGCAGACGATGATCCCGCACGAGTTGAAGGAGGCGCTGTGA
- a CDS encoding ATP/GTP-binding protein, with the protein MTPDGIRLLDLGQGWPRHASGRATAMSDLVVPAAETQDREPDETGKQTPRALRRVRRRQAQQEVAEQRYLRRLARANADENVPHRGSYTLGGGRVAALDPPTMWRATTVQACGLWPFASGSGAPMTGIPLGQHIHTGATVCGDPLNWFTRARYISNPSLFMLGMPGLGKSTLINRMLIGLSAQGVVPLVLGDLKPDYADTVRALGGQVISIARGVGGLNILDPGAMGMAAAKIGGQAGQALAAETHGRVLNMVAALLTIVRGVPITDHEQSVLSACLRHLRERTAVGRTFRLPQLLTVLEEGPPRVRQVTLDRGQESRYRDAVDPLHRSLLGILDGPLGDTFAAETSTRIDPDATAVCIDISRIGEADGQLTAAAMLAAWSDGLGTVAASHALADAGLAPRRWFFTVLDELWRPLRAASGIVDRIDALTRLNRSLGLADAKITHTLKDAEALGNEADKAKARGFVERAGMVACAGLPRAEMEDLGRVVGLSRREIELVSSWSSPPGWAQDGGNEEPPGRGRFLIKVGGRPGIPIRVAITDTERHLHDTNSRWVANGDADRLRAERAAVVRAVTGGDLLGSAGPVPHDDVQEQHDAGQR; encoded by the coding sequence GTGACGCCCGACGGTATTCGCCTGCTGGATCTCGGCCAGGGCTGGCCGCGGCATGCCTCCGGACGGGCCACGGCAATGTCGGATCTGGTGGTGCCGGCGGCGGAGACGCAGGACCGAGAGCCCGACGAGACGGGCAAGCAGACTCCCCGGGCGCTGCGGCGGGTACGCCGGCGGCAGGCCCAGCAGGAGGTGGCCGAGCAGCGGTACCTACGGCGGCTGGCCCGGGCCAACGCGGACGAAAACGTGCCGCACCGCGGCTCGTACACCCTCGGCGGCGGCCGGGTGGCCGCGTTGGATCCGCCCACCATGTGGCGGGCGACCACCGTGCAGGCCTGCGGGCTCTGGCCCTTCGCCTCCGGCTCCGGCGCCCCGATGACCGGCATTCCGCTCGGGCAGCACATCCATACCGGGGCCACGGTCTGCGGTGACCCGCTCAACTGGTTCACCCGGGCCCGGTACATCTCCAACCCGTCGCTGTTCATGCTGGGCATGCCCGGCCTCGGCAAGTCGACGCTGATCAACCGGATGCTGATCGGGCTGAGCGCGCAGGGCGTCGTGCCACTGGTGCTCGGTGACCTCAAACCCGACTACGCGGACACCGTCCGTGCCCTCGGCGGGCAGGTCATCTCCATCGCCCGTGGCGTCGGCGGGCTGAACATCCTGGATCCCGGCGCGATGGGCATGGCCGCCGCGAAGATCGGCGGACAGGCGGGGCAGGCCCTGGCCGCCGAGACCCACGGTCGGGTCCTCAACATGGTCGCGGCGCTGCTCACCATCGTCCGGGGGGTGCCGATCACCGACCACGAGCAGTCGGTGCTCTCCGCCTGCCTCCGTCACCTGCGCGAACGCACCGCCGTGGGGCGGACGTTCCGGCTGCCCCAACTGCTCACCGTGCTGGAGGAGGGGCCACCACGGGTGCGGCAGGTCACCCTCGACCGGGGCCAGGAGTCCCGCTACCGCGACGCCGTCGACCCGCTGCACCGGTCGCTGCTCGGCATCCTCGACGGCCCGCTCGGCGACACCTTCGCCGCGGAGACCTCGACCCGGATCGACCCGGACGCCACCGCCGTCTGCATCGACATCTCCCGCATCGGTGAGGCCGACGGGCAGTTGACCGCCGCCGCGATGCTCGCGGCATGGTCGGACGGGCTGGGTACGGTGGCCGCGTCGCATGCCCTGGCCGATGCGGGGCTGGCGCCCCGGCGCTGGTTCTTCACCGTGCTCGACGAGTTGTGGCGACCCCTGCGGGCGGCCTCCGGCATCGTCGACCGGATCGACGCCCTCACCCGGCTGAACCGCTCCCTCGGCCTCGCCGATGCGAAGATCACCCACACCCTGAAGGACGCCGAGGCGCTCGGCAACGAGGCGGACAAGGCCAAGGCCCGGGGTTTCGTCGAGCGCGCCGGCATGGTGGCCTGCGCCGGGCTGCCCAGGGCGGAGATGGAGGATCTGGGTCGGGTGGTCGGGCTGTCCCGGCGCGAGATCGAGCTGGTGTCGTCCTGGTCCTCGCCGCCGGGCTGGGCGCAGGACGGTGGAAACGAGGAGCCGCCCGGCCGGGGCCGCTTCCTGATCAAGGTCGGTGGACGCCCCGGCATCCCGATCCGGGTCGCGATCACCGACACGGAACGCCACCTGCACGACACGAACAGCCGCTGGGTCGCCAACGGCGACGCGGACCGGCTGAGGGCCGAACGGGCCGCCGTGGTACGCGCCGTGACCGGAGGCGACCTGCTCGGCAGCGCCGGGCCGGTGCCGCACGATGACGTCCAGGAGCAGCACGACGCGGGGCAGCGATGA
- a CDS encoding type IV secretory system conjugative DNA transfer family protein has protein sequence MSRPGGIGQEYLPWLIPGFALINLVIFALLWLGGALAAALTGHGWQPAPFTLDVYLSLIGGATEKVWPGVPPYLVYGGAVTLVLLGASPAAGLTRGVVRRLGQPRSLARAGELSALTGKGIEARARQLRPGLKDVGRLHPDDTGNLLGDLVPAGPELRSSYEDVELDLMAPRAGKSTGIAVPRVLRAPGAVMLTSNKSDVFTVTRQERSKAGRVWTFDPQGIAYTEREMWWDLLSGCDTIEGARRLAGHFVSSVNDDSSKKDFWIAAAQNTLTALFLAASRSGASVNELLAWLADPADRTPIDLLRDLDMPAMADQLQGTVRGAVETRDGIYETARQCVACLLDPRIVAWVSPDPLLPEFVPEEHVLSRDTLYLLSKDGGGSAAGVIAGLADAVIRAGVVAAERMGGRLDPPLTAILDEAANVCRISDLPDLYSHLGSRGISVVTLLQSYRQGVRVWGEVGMDALWSAATIKLLGAGLDDADFVDKVAKLVGQHDVRTPTYSRSKDGSSRSVSYRQEQVLPVDKIRALPKGTALLLATGVRPALIRLRPWYKEPDAGAISAAARAEVQAITDRAAARWSRRESRQVG, from the coding sequence ATGAGCCGCCCAGGTGGGATCGGGCAGGAGTACCTGCCCTGGCTGATTCCCGGTTTCGCGCTGATCAACCTGGTGATCTTCGCCCTGCTGTGGCTGGGCGGCGCGCTCGCTGCCGCGCTTACCGGGCACGGCTGGCAACCCGCACCGTTCACCCTGGACGTCTACCTCAGTCTGATCGGCGGCGCCACCGAGAAGGTCTGGCCAGGGGTGCCGCCGTACCTGGTCTACGGCGGGGCGGTCACGCTCGTCCTGCTCGGGGCCTCGCCGGCGGCCGGGCTCACCCGTGGGGTCGTACGCCGCCTCGGGCAGCCGCGCAGCCTCGCCCGGGCCGGTGAACTCAGCGCCCTGACGGGCAAGGGGATCGAGGCCCGCGCCCGTCAGTTGCGTCCCGGGCTGAAGGACGTCGGCCGGCTGCATCCCGACGACACTGGCAACCTGCTCGGCGACCTCGTGCCCGCCGGGCCGGAACTACGCTCCTCCTACGAGGACGTCGAGCTCGACCTGATGGCCCCGCGTGCCGGCAAGTCCACCGGGATCGCCGTTCCACGGGTGCTGCGTGCCCCCGGGGCGGTCATGCTGACCTCGAACAAGTCCGACGTGTTCACCGTCACCCGGCAGGAGCGGTCGAAAGCGGGCCGGGTGTGGACCTTCGACCCGCAGGGCATCGCGTACACCGAGCGAGAGATGTGGTGGGACCTGCTCAGTGGCTGCGACACCATCGAAGGTGCGCGGCGACTGGCCGGCCACTTCGTCAGCTCGGTGAACGACGACTCGTCCAAGAAGGACTTTTGGATCGCGGCGGCCCAGAACACGCTGACCGCACTCTTCCTCGCCGCCTCTCGCAGTGGCGCGTCCGTCAACGAGCTGCTGGCCTGGCTCGCCGACCCCGCCGACCGGACGCCGATCGATCTGCTCCGCGACCTCGACATGCCGGCCATGGCCGACCAGTTGCAGGGCACCGTGCGTGGCGCGGTGGAGACCCGCGACGGCATCTACGAGACCGCCCGGCAGTGCGTCGCCTGCCTGCTCGATCCGCGGATCGTGGCCTGGGTAAGCCCTGACCCGCTACTGCCAGAGTTCGTCCCGGAGGAACACGTCCTCAGCCGGGACACCCTCTACCTGCTTTCCAAGGACGGTGGTGGTTCCGCCGCAGGGGTGATCGCCGGGCTGGCGGACGCCGTCATCCGCGCCGGCGTGGTCGCCGCCGAACGGATGGGCGGGCGGCTGGATCCGCCGCTGACTGCGATCCTGGACGAGGCGGCAAACGTGTGCCGCATCTCCGACCTGCCGGATCTCTACAGCCACCTCGGCTCGCGGGGCATCAGCGTGGTGACGTTGTTGCAGAGTTACCGGCAGGGTGTCCGGGTGTGGGGTGAGGTGGGAATGGACGCGCTGTGGAGCGCGGCCACCATCAAGCTGCTCGGTGCCGGTCTGGACGACGCCGACTTCGTGGACAAGGTCGCCAAGCTGGTCGGCCAGCACGACGTGCGGACCCCCACCTACTCCCGCTCCAAGGACGGCTCGTCACGGTCGGTGTCCTACCGGCAGGAACAGGTGCTGCCGGTGGACAAGATCCGAGCCCTGCCCAAGGGCACCGCCCTGCTGCTGGCCACGGGGGTGCGGCCGGCGCTGATCCGGCTGCGTCCCTGGTACAAGGAGCCCGACGCCGGGGCGATCTCCGCGGCGGCCAGGGCTGAGGTGCAGGCCATCACCGACCGGGCCGCGGCGAGATGGAGCCGCCGCGAGTCCCGCCAGGTCGGCTGA